Sequence from the Synechococcus sp. HK05 genome:
CGGCCGCTGATGGGGATTGCCTTCCTGGCTGGCGCCGCCGGCTTGATTGGGCTGCCGCCCTTTGGTGGTTTCGCCGCCCTGAGGGAACTGCTGGAGCTGGCGGCCAACAGCCAAATGCCGCTGGTGCTGGGTGGCCTGGTGCTGATCACCAATGGTCTGCTTAGCGCGGCGCTGATGCGGGTGTTCGGGTTGATCTGGGGTGGCCGTACCACGCCGTTCACTGTGCGCTCGCCCGAGGTGCTGTGGCTGATGGTGCTACCCGTGATGTTGCTCTTGGGCCTGGTGCTGCACATCCCCCAGCTGCTGGTGCACCTGGGCGTCTACACGCTCTCTCCCGTGCCGGGTTGGGGGCCGATGGGCTGGCCGCTGTTGCTTTCCACCCTGGTGGGTGCGGGCACCTCAGCCTGGTTTTATCTGCGCCCCCATCCCCTGGCCGAGCTGCCCTCCGGCCTGGGCGGCCTGCAGCACTGGCTGGCGGAAGACATGCACACCGAGGCCTTCTATCACCGCACCGTGGTGGCGCTGGTGGTGGGCCTGGCGCGGTTGAGTGCCTGGAGCGATCAGCAGCTGGTGGATGGCTTCTCGAGCGGCACCGGTGGTGCGGCGATGGAGGGAGCCCGCCGCCTCAGTTACACGACCAGCGGTCGCTCCCAGACCTATGCCCTCTCGCTCGTGCTTGGCGTGCTGCTGATGGCCGCCTGGCTCCTGTCCCGCTGACGTGAACGCCATGGACCTGTTGCTTCTCCTGTTGATCCCCCTGCTGGCGGGCCTGCTCCTGCCGCTCCTGCCCGCTGGCTCCCCCTGGGTGCGCCGCGGTGCCCTGGCGGCTGCCCTGCTGCAGCTGCTCGATGGCCTCTGGCTCTGTCAGCACCCACCGGCAGCGATCTCCTCCGACTGGTTGCCGCAGCTGGGCCTACGGCTTGAGCTGGGGCTCGATGGGCTAACCCTGCCGCTGGTGCTGCTGGCGGCCCTGCTCACGGCCATGGCCGTGATGGCGAGCCCGGTGGATCAGAGCCGCTCGCGCCTGTTTTTTGCCTTGATGCTGGCCACGAACGTGGGCCTGATCGGTGCCTTCCTGGCCCGCAATGCCCTGCTGTTCCTGCTGGCCTACGAGTTGATCCTCATCCCCACCACCCTGCTGGTGGCGACCTGGGGTGGTGAGCGCCGAGCTGGCGCCGCGATCCGCTTCCTCACCTACGGCGCCGTGTCTGGCGTGGCGCTCCTGGCGGCGGTGCTGGCCCTGGGCTGGTTGCAACCGGGCGGCCTGAACTTCAGCTACGCCGCCCTGGCGGATCACAACCTCACGGCTGAGCAGCAGCGCTGGATCCTGGCGCTGGTGCTCCTGGCCTTCGGCCTGAAGCTGCCGGTGGTGCCCCTGCATGGCTGGCAGCCGATCACCTACAGCCAGGCGCCCACGCCGGTGGCGATGTTGATGAGCGGTGTGGTGTCGAAGCTGGGCGCCTACGGCCTGCTGCGCTTCGGCCTGGAGTTTCTGCCGGATGCCTGGGCGGCCTGGTCGCCCTGGCTGGCAGCGGTGGGGGCGATCAGCGCCATCTACGGCGCCCTCAATGCGATTGCTCAGCTGGAGATGCGCCGCTTGGTGGCCTACAGCTCGCTGGGCCACATGGGCATGCTGCTGCTGGCTTTGGCGGCGGCTACACCGCTGAGCCTGCAGGGCGTGATCGCCCAGATGCTGGCTCACGGTTTGATCATTGCGCTGCTGTTCTGCCTGGTGGGCCTGATCGAGCTGCGCACCGGCACCAGCGCCATCCCGGAGCTCTCGGGTTTGCTCAATCCGCAGCGGGGTCTGCCGTTCACCCTGGGGCTGATGCTGCTGGCGCTACTGGCCGCGGCTGGTGTGCCCGGCCTGGCGGGCTTTGTGGCCGAGCTGCTGGTGTTTGAGGGCAGCTGGGTGGCTTTCCCCTGGCCCACGCTGGTGTGCCTGCTGGCCTCCGGCCTCACGGCCGTGTACGCCATCCGCCTGTTCAACCGCGTGGGCTTTGGCCGCCTCGATAACGACCGCGCCGATTGGGTGAGCACCAGCTGGGGTGAGCGGGCTCCGGCTCTGGTGCTCACCGCTCTGGTGCTGGTGGCGGGCCTCTGGCCCTCGATGCTCACCGGCTTCAGCGAAACGGCCACTGCTCCGCTGGCCTTGCGCTCCAGTGACGCCGTCACTGTGATCGCCATGGCTCCCGCCACCGTCAACTCCGCCCAGCTCCCCGCATGACTGCCACCGTCGCCTCGGAGCGCAGCAAGGTTCCGTTGATTCCCCTCTCCACCCACCGCTACGCCGATGTGATCCATCGGCTGGAAGCCGGCGGCTCGATGCTGCCCGACACCCCGGAGAATCTCAAGCAGATCATCGGCATCTACAAGGCTTACGCCGTGCCGATGGACTTCTATTGGCGCGACCTGCTCTACATCGCGGAGCGGGTGTTTCTCAATCCGCTGCCGGCCTTCAAATACTTCATCCCCCAGGAGTATCTCGATCGCCCCAACAGCTATGCGGGCGATCAATCACAGCTGCGCATCTGGCGCGGCGGTGAGAAAGCGCATCCGGAACTTCTGGCCTTCATGGAGCGCGGCGAAACCGGCCGCATGCCCAAGCTGCTCCATCACCTCTGGCATGACCGGGTGAACATGGAGTTCGCCGAGGCCTGTATGCAGGCCATGCTCTGGCACCAGGGTATGGGCGGCCGCTTCAACGACTACTTGGAGAGCGACGCCTACAAGGCCAACGCCGATCGGGCGATCAAGGCCTACTTCAAAGGCAACCCCCTGATGCTCGGCCTCTATGCGCTGTTCCCGGACATGTTCCTGGAGCAGGTGCGCCAGCTGAGCTACACCGCCAACCTCGGTCTCTTCTGGGAAGTGATGGCGCCGGTGTTCTTCGAGATGAGCGACATCTACGACGAGGGTGGCTTCAAGGGCGTGCCCGATGCGATGGAGTTCCTCGTGAACGGCATCTTTGCGGCAGCTGGGCGCCCGATCTACCACCACCTTTATATCGGCGAGGAGTGCTACGAGATCGTCCCCAAGAGCGAGGGTTTCACCTGGCTCTATGAGGCGGCCCTGCCCTATGTGGAGGCTGTGTTCTATCGCACTGCACCCTTCCGGGGCACCAAGAGCTACAACGCTCAGGCCGGCCAGGTGCCGGCGGATCAGGCGGATTTCCACTACGGCATCCTCTACGCCGATGTGTTCCCCGTGGGCTCAGCCGGCATTCCTCCCACCCTGCTGATGCAGGACATGCTGCATTTTCTGCCTCCTTATCTCAAGGAGATCTACCGGGAGCACAAGCGCGGTGAGGAGGATGAGCTGGTGCAGCTGGGGATCACCTTCCAGCGCTCGATGTACAACGTGACCTCCGCGGTGATTCAGGCCCTCCGCTGCGCTCTGCTCTACCCGCTGGATGACACCAACTCCGAGCATCTGATGGCGAACCGCCGCTTCTTCGAGGCGCAGATGGATCGCTTCCTGCGGCCGGAGGCCCGCCTAGCCGATATTCAATCCCAGGACTACCGCTGATGGCTTCGATTCTCGAAACCGCTGCTTCCGTAGGCGTGTTCAACACCCTGCT
This genomic interval carries:
- a CDS encoding NADH-quinone oxidoreductase subunit M encodes the protein MDLLLLLLIPLLAGLLLPLLPAGSPWVRRGALAAALLQLLDGLWLCQHPPAAISSDWLPQLGLRLELGLDGLTLPLVLLAALLTAMAVMASPVDQSRSRLFFALMLATNVGLIGAFLARNALLFLLAYELILIPTTLLVATWGGERRAGAAIRFLTYGAVSGVALLAAVLALGWLQPGGLNFSYAALADHNLTAEQQRWILALVLLAFGLKLPVVPLHGWQPITYSQAPTPVAMLMSGVVSKLGAYGLLRFGLEFLPDAWAAWSPWLAAVGAISAIYGALNAIAQLEMRRLVAYSSLGHMGMLLLALAAATPLSLQGVIAQMLAHGLIIALLFCLVGLIELRTGTSAIPELSGLLNPQRGLPFTLGLMLLALLAAAGVPGLAGFVAELLVFEGSWVAFPWPTLVCLLASGLTAVYAIRLFNRVGFGRLDNDRADWVSTSWGERAPALVLTALVLVAGLWPSMLTGFSETATAPLALRSSDAVTVIAMAPATVNSAQLPA
- a CDS encoding CO2 hydration protein; this encodes MTATVASERSKVPLIPLSTHRYADVIHRLEAGGSMLPDTPENLKQIIGIYKAYAVPMDFYWRDLLYIAERVFLNPLPAFKYFIPQEYLDRPNSYAGDQSQLRIWRGGEKAHPELLAFMERGETGRMPKLLHHLWHDRVNMEFAEACMQAMLWHQGMGGRFNDYLESDAYKANADRAIKAYFKGNPLMLGLYALFPDMFLEQVRQLSYTANLGLFWEVMAPVFFEMSDIYDEGGFKGVPDAMEFLVNGIFAAAGRPIYHHLYIGEECYEIVPKSEGFTWLYEAALPYVEAVFYRTAPFRGTKSYNAQAGQVPADQADFHYGILYADVFPVGSAGIPPTLLMQDMLHFLPPYLKEIYREHKRGEEDELVQLGITFQRSMYNVTSAVIQALRCALLYPLDDTNSEHLMANRRFFEAQMDRFLRPEARLADIQSQDYR